ACGCTGGTGGACGAGGGGGCAAAGCTCGGTGGCGTGTGCCTCAACCGAGGGTGCATCCCGAGCAAGGCGCTGCTGCACACTGCGAAGATCATTCGCGAAGCGCACGAGATGGCGAACTACGGCGTGACGTTCGGCGAACCGACGCTCGACCTCGCCAAGCTGCGGGACTTCGTGCAGGCGAAGGTGGTGGGCAAACTGACGGGCGGCATCGGCCAGCTCACGAAGGGCCGCGGGGTCGATGTGGTGAAGGGGCGCGCGGTGTTCACGTCGCCCAACACGGTCGAGGTGACCGGCGATGCGCCGCAAACGATCAAGTTCCAGAACTGCATCATCGCGACCGGGTCGCTCCCGGTGGTGCCGAAGCCGTGGCAGATCAACGACGACCGCGTGATGGACAGCACCGGTGCGCTCCTGTTGCCGGACGTGCCGAAGAAATTCCTCGTGATCGGCGGTGGGTACATCGGCCTGGAAATCGGCAGCGTGTACGCGGCTCTGGGCAGCAAGGTAACGGTGGTCGAAGCGCTCGATCGCATCCTGTTCATGGCCGACAAGGATCTCGTTGATCCGCTCGAACGGAAGCTCAAGAGCGAGTTCGAGGCGATTTACACGGCCACGAAGGTGATGGGGCTGGAAGCGACGAAGGACGGCATCGTCGTGAAGCTCGAAGGGGCGGGGGCGCCGGCGTCGCTGACGTTCGACCGCGTGCTCATTTCCGTCGGGCGCCGGCCGAACTCGGCGGGTCTCGGGCTCGACAAGGCCGGCATCAATGTGACCGAAAAGGGCTTCATTCCCATCGACAAACAGCGCCGCACGAACGTCCCGCACATCTTCGCGATCGGCGACGTGGGCGAGGAGCCCGGTCTCGCTCACAAGGCCACGGCGGAAGCCCGCGTTGCGGTGGAGGTGATCCACGGCGAACCGGCCGAATGGAACCCGCGTGCGATCCCGGCGGTGATCTTCACTGACCCCGAGATCGCGTGGGCCGGCATCACGCAGAAGGAAGCCGACGAGAAGAAGATCCCCTACGAGGCGCTGAACTTCCCGTGGGCCGCGAGCGGCCGGGCCGTGAGCATCGCCCGCACCGAGGGGCGCACGAAAATGCTCGTCGACCCCGAAACCAAACGCATTCTGGGGGTGGGGATCGTGGGCGCGGGTGCCGGCGAGATGATCGCGGAAAGCGTTCTGGCGATCGAAATGGGCGCGGTGGCGCGCGACGTGTTGGAGAGCATCCACCCGCACCCGACGCTGAGCGAAACCGTGATGGAGAGCGCCGAACTCGCTTACGGGGCCGCCACGCACGTCGGCCGGCCGCGCAAGGTCGCGCGGTAGTACACGCGAGCCGTCGGTAACTCGAACCCCGGGGCCAATTGCCCCGGGGTTCTGGGTAGAATGCTCCCCATCTCCCCGAACGAGAACAGGAGCGCTCCGTCGTGCCGACACCGACCCCGCTGACCGGGTACACATCGTACAAGGGTTTGCCGCCACTCGCCGGGCTTTGCACGCTCGAAGAGGCCGCGCGCCCGGGCCTGTCCGTCGAAGAATGCGTCCGGCGACTGAAGCGCTTCCACTACTGCTTCAAGCGGCTGCACCAGATTCTTACGGCTCGCATCACCGCGGAACCGATTTACGAACTGAAAACCGCCTTCGCGCACCACGCCTATTTGTGCGCGGAACACGTCACCGCGCTGCGCACGCGTATCGGCGAGATGCGCGAACCGCCACTAGGACTGGAAGACGTTCCGCATCCGGCGCTGGAAGCGTTCTTTGATGAAATCCTCGCGGCGCCGACGACGGAGGAATTGTTGTGGAGCGTGTACACGACCGCGATTTCTGAACTGAATCGAGCGATGCGTGACTACTTGGGTGAGACGAACCCGCTCACCGACGCCCCGTCGCGCCGAACCCTTCGGTTCGCTCTGCTCGAACTCGATGACATCGGCCGCTGGGGGTGGGAAGCTGTTCACGCGCTCGCCGTCGTGC
This region of Gemmata massiliana genomic DNA includes:
- the lpdA gene encoding dihydrolipoyl dehydrogenase: MSDVRETQLLVIGGGPGGYPAALHAADHGIKVTLVDEGAKLGGVCLNRGCIPSKALLHTAKIIREAHEMANYGVTFGEPTLDLAKLRDFVQAKVVGKLTGGIGQLTKGRGVDVVKGRAVFTSPNTVEVTGDAPQTIKFQNCIIATGSLPVVPKPWQINDDRVMDSTGALLLPDVPKKFLVIGGGYIGLEIGSVYAALGSKVTVVEALDRILFMADKDLVDPLERKLKSEFEAIYTATKVMGLEATKDGIVVKLEGAGAPASLTFDRVLISVGRRPNSAGLGLDKAGINVTEKGFIPIDKQRRTNVPHIFAIGDVGEEPGLAHKATAEARVAVEVIHGEPAEWNPRAIPAVIFTDPEIAWAGITQKEADEKKIPYEALNFPWAASGRAVSIARTEGRTKMLVDPETKRILGVGIVGAGAGEMIAESVLAIEMGAVARDVLESIHPHPTLSETVMESAELAYGAATHVGRPRKVAR